Genomic DNA from Leptotrichia wadei:
AGAATAATAATGGACCTGCTATGAAAATGGGCTTTTTTTATTGATTAAAAGTTAAAATAAACATTTTGTAATATTTATAATCCATATTGTTTAAAAAAATTAAATTTTTGTTGCACTTTTAAAATAAAAAAGGTAAAATAAATTATATCAAAATTAGGAGGGAGATTATGAACAGTAATTTAAAAGCCTTTATTGAGGGAATAGCGGACATAGTTTATCAGCCTGAAATATCGTTGAAAAGAAATTCTAATTTTGAAAAAGATGATTATAAAGCATTAAAATCGGATTGGGAAAAAGTTGGAAATGATATAAGAAGTGCAATAAAAGAATATAGCAAGTGTCAAAAAGTAGGTAAATAGAATGGTGAAAAGAAATAAAAAGCAAATAGCAAAAGCCCCTAAAAATCACAAAACAGAAACACAGATCCAAAGTGTCTCTATACGTTCAGCACCAATACCAACTTATCAGGAATTACAAGGGTATGAAAATATTGAAAAGGGGTTAGCCAGCAGGATTGTGGCAATGGCAGAACGGCAACAGAAAAACAGGCAAAAGATAGAAATGCAGGAATCGCAAACGTTTCAAAGAAATCAAGAAAAACTTGTAAATGGTGCAATAGTTTCAAAAATCCTAGGGCAGATAATTGGCGGTATTGCAGTTTTATCGGCTATAATTGGCAGTATATATCTTTTAAGCATAGGCAAAAGCCTTGAGGGTTATGCCTCTATGATTGGGGCTATTGGAATGTTAGCCGTTTCATTAGGGTTAAGAAATAAAGACAAAGGCAATAAAGAAAAAGAATAACGGGCCTATTAACTTAAATCGTAGTTATTGAATTAACTGCGATTTTTTTATAAAAAAAATAAAATCCTAAAAAGGTACTTCCAGAAAACTTTTACAAGGCGAACGGGTTCGAAGCCCCATTAAAAATATGTTTACTAATTTTTTTAAGTTTCACTTCCGCTTCTGTTTTGAAATAAAAAAAATACTTCAATGTATTATATTCAAATGGCTAGGACATATTAAGACTTTTATATAAAAGCAGAAATAACCAATCATTTTAAAGCGATTTAAGAACATTGAATACCCTAGACATAGTTTTATACCAAAAATCAGATTATCAAACGTAAGTGAAATCCTAGACCCAATAGAGAACGTTTTAAGAATAAATTGAGAAGTTAAAAATGAGAACCAGTATATTTTTACTAAAAAATACTAATTTTTAACTTGCTGGAAACACTAAACTTGAATTAGGGTATAAAAAAAATAAAAGCCCTAAGTTAGATTTAGGGAGTATGGATATAAAAACCTAACACTATTAATTTTGAATAACATTAAAAAAATGTTTTATTTTTTAATATTCAGCCCCCTATTCAGGTTTTAAGGGATAAAGGCCCTTGTAAATTTAAGTATTGCTAAGTTTACAATGTTATTAGAGCCACATAGATAAGCCACACGTATGATAAATGAGTTAAGCAGGGAAAATATTAAAGAATTGAATGGAAAGCCTGTATGGGCTTGTATTTGGCTTATATAAGGGGATATGATTGGTTTCCTAATTTTGAGAAACCAAAAATTGATTTATGACACGTGCCACGGTACGAAAAATTTTCGTATCAGGGTTATCACTTATTTATCCTGAAAAAAGTTATAAGAAAAATCTTGATATAAAATCACGTTCGCCATAAGGGCGAAGGCAAACAGCAAAATATATTGCTTATTAAATTTTCCCCACAAGTGGAGAAATAAAAACAACCAAAGGGGAGTTATATTATCCCTATTGGCTGTAATCAATGATTATTTGCGACCTATATCTAACATAGACCGTTATTTGAT
This window encodes:
- a CDS encoding DUF2335 domain-containing protein → MVKRNKKQIAKAPKNHKTETQIQSVSIRSAPIPTYQELQGYENIEKGLASRIVAMAERQQKNRQKIEMQESQTFQRNQEKLVNGAIVSKILGQIIGGIAVLSAIIGSIYLLSIGKSLEGYASMIGAIGMLAVSLGLRNKDKGNKEKE